The stretch of DNA TGCCGAACCGCACCGATGTCGCCGCGGAAATCGTCTGGAACTACGAAGGCGGGGTGAAGCTGTCGGCCGGGCCGGTGTCGGCGGCGCTGGGCGTCTATTATCAGGTCTATGACAACTTCCAGGTCTCGGTCCCGCTGCTCGATGCGGATGGCAACCCCACCGGCGCCTTCGAAACGCGCAGCGCGGGCGGGGCGAGCAACCTCGGGGTCGAGGGCGAAGTTGCGGTGGACGTGACCGACTGGCTCAACGTCTTCGGCAATTTCGGCTTCATTGACGGCGGGATCGACGATGATCCGGCCAACGGCACCTTTGCCGGATCGCGCTTCCGCCTGCAGCCCGAATGGCAGGCCTCGGGCGGGTTCACGGTGGATCGCGATTTCGGCAACGGCACGAGCGTCTTCGCGACGCCCAGCATCACGCATCGCAGCACGATCTTCTTCCAGGTGCCCAACACCGCGCTGATCAGCCAAGGGCCGGTGACGCTGGTCAACGCCCGCGCCGGGGTGAGCTTTGGCGACGGGCGTTATGAAATCGCCGGTTTCATCCGCAATGCCTTCGATGAGGACTTCCTGCTGGACGCTGGCAACACCGGCGGGGCCTTCACCATCCCCACCTTCATCCCTGGCGAACCGCGCTTCTACGGGGTGGAAGTGACCGCGCGATTCTGAGACGAACACGAAAGGCGGCGGCGGAGCACCCTCGACGGGTGCTCCGCCGCCTTGCTTTTCAGACACATGCAAAATGCCTCGCAGCGCAGGTCATGGTTTAAGGACAGGGTTAGGAATTTCTAAACGCAACACCCCGTAAGCCCGCGAGGATAACGGGGGAATATGGTCATGAAATTCCAGGCACGGTGGAGGCGGTGGTTGCTGCCCCTTGCCCTATGGTGCGCGGCCGCGCCGCTTGCCGCCGCCGACGACGGGAGCGGCTGGCGGCTGGAGCCCGATGCGCGGATCGAAATCCAGACCGTCAGCGCCCAGACCACCACCCGCGACGAGGAACTGGTGATCGATGGCGAGGCCGTGTCGCTGCGCGGGCAGGTGGGTCTCGGGCTCGAAAGCCGGCGCACCCGGCTGCGGGTCGAGGCCGACCGGATCGAGGTGTTCCGGCTGGGCGATGGCCGCCGCGACATCTCGCGCGACCGGCTGACCGCGACGGTGCAGCAGGATGTCACCCGCACGCTGGAAGTGCAGTTGCAGGCCCGCCGCTACGATGATCTGGTGACGGTCGAATCCGCCGATACCGACGAATGGCAGGGCTCCGCGCGCGTCACCTTCGAGCCGAGCCGGGAAAACCGCTTCCGGCTTCAGGGCACCTGGCGCGACCGGCAGTACGACAATGCTGCCGGGCCCGCGACCACCGGGGAGGGTGCGCGTGTCGATGCGCAATATCGCCGCCGTTTCGGGCCCTATCACTACCTGACCTTCGATCTGCGCAGCGAGAGCATCGCCTCGGACGATCCGGCGCGCGGATACGAACGCGATTCCGCCGGGGTCGCCTATACCCGGCCCGTGGCGAAGGACCTGCGGGTCAGACCCGCGCTCGAGGTGATCAAGACCCGCTTCGATGGCCGCATCGCCGATGACGGCAGCCTGCGCCGCGACCGGCAGGTGGTGCCGGAAGTCGAAGTGCTGTGGTGGCCCGGCAAGTGGCGCGTCGAGGCCGAGGCGAAATATGTGTTCTTCGACAGCAACGAAAGCTCTCGCGAGCGTGAGGGTTATCGTCTGACTCTTTCGGTCGGCTACGCTTTCTGAAATGATCGCCCGGATTCGCGAAATCTGGGGAAGGGCGACGCCGCAGGTGCGGCGACCGTTCTATGTCGGCCTCGCCGTCGCCTTCGTGCTGGCGGTGCTGGTCGGGCTCGGGCTGGGCAACACCTCGGCCTTTTTCGTGCTGCCCTCTGCGCTCGACGGCAAGGCGACATCGCAGGCGATCTGGGGCCTGAAGCCCTCCAACCTCCTGATGGTGCTGCCGCTGGGCGCCTTTCTGGTGGTGCTGGCGCGCAGTTTCATCGGGCTGAAAGCCTTCGGCCTGTTCACGCCGATGCTGATCGCGCTCGCGTTCCTCCAGATCGGCCCGGTGATGGGGCCGGTGGTGCTGTGTTCCTCGGTGCTGGTCGGCATGATCGTCACCCCCACCCTGCTCAAGCTGCGCATGACCCGCGTCGGCTTTCTGGGGGTGCTGATCTCGCTGATCGTGCTGGTGCTGGTGGCGTTGCAGCTGATCTTCGACACCCAGTTGCAGGTCGATGCCTTCCCGGTGATCGTCTGCGCGCTGTGTGTCGAGCGGTGGTGGAAGCAATGGGGCAAGGACGGGGCCAAGCCCGCCGCCAAGATGGCCTTCAACACCTTCATCCTCGCCGTGGTGATCGAATTCGTGATGGTGTCGGACTTCGCGATGGCGCTGATCGAATGGTCGCCGCTGCTGATGCCCGCCGTCACCGGAATCGCGATCGCGATCCTCGGGCGGTACCGGGGCCTGCGCCTGTCGGAAATCCACCGCTTCGCCCCGATCTGGCTCGAACGCAGGCGGCAGGCGCGCGCCGCCGCTCTGCCCGAAGGGGTGGCCGAAGACCGGCGCAAAGGCCTGCCCGATACCCGGCGTGTGCCCCAACCCGAGGCGCTGCCCGAAGCGCTGCCCGAGGCGGAACCGTTGCCGCCCGTGCCGCGCCTGCGTGTGCGGGCCGCCTATCGCACGCCTCAACTCAGTCTCCTGCATCGCAGTCACGGCATGGTGCTCGCCGCAATGGGCAAGCGCGCACCGGCGCTGGGCGAGATGTGGGTGATCGAATCCCCCGCCGACTTCGCACCGGGCGCACGCCGCCGGGTGCCGCAAGTGATCTCTGCCGTCACCGCGCCGATGGCACCGGGCACACCGGCCAATGATAGCGCCGCGCCGGGCAAACGCCCGCCGATCCACAACGCCTGGGTGGTGCGCCGGGCGGAGGATGTCTGAGATGTTCATGGGATTGGGCAAGGTCTTCGCGCGCGGCAAACGGGCGTTCGATCCGCTGGACGAGATCCTCGGGATCAACCAGCGCAACGCCCTGATCCAGAAATACAACCCGCGCCACGCGATCGAGCGGGCGCGCGACAAGGTGGCGGCCAAATATGCGCTCGAGGCTGCCGGAATCTCCTGCACCGGCACGGTGGCGGTGATCGACGACCACCAGAAGCTGTCGAACTTCAAGCCCAGCCGCGACATGCCCGATGCCTGGGCGATCAAGCCCGCGCGCGGATCGCAGGGCGACGGCATCCTGCTCGCCGTCCGGCGCGAGGGCAATACGTGGTTCAAGGGATCGGGGGCGCCACTCCCTGAAGACATGGTGATGCACCACATCCAGAAGGTGGTCGACGGGGGCTTTTCCGGCGATTCCGCCGCTGAGGATGCCGCGCTGATCGAGCCGCTGATCATCGCCGACCCGGCCTTGTCGCGGATCGTGCCCGAAGGCCTGCCCGACCTGCGCGTCATCAGCCTGCACCACACCCCGTTGATGGCGATGGTGCGGCTCCCCACCATCGAGAGCGACGGCAAGGCCAACCTCCACCAGCGCGCGATCGGGGCGGGGATCGACATGGAGACCGGCAAGATCACCCGCGCGGTGGTCAAGGGCACGCCGATCACCCACCACCCCGACACCGGCGTCAACCTGATCGGGTTCGAGATTCCGGGCTGGAAGCGGGTGCTGGAGCTGGCGTCGAAATGCGGGCCTGCGGTAGGCCTCGGCTATTGCGGGGCGGACATCGTGCTCGACGTCAACGATGGCCCGCTGGTGATCGAAGTCAATGCCCACCCGGGGATCGAGATCCAGAATATCTGTCAGGCGGGGCTCAAGGTGCGGATCGCCGCGACGGGAGAGGACTTCCGCTAGGGCGCGTCCATTACGGCAGGCGGCGCGAGCGGATCGAAGGGCTCCTCCGGCGGGGCGTCACGCTCGGCGATTTCGGCTGGCGTGAGCGGGCGGAAGCGAATGGCGATGGGCGTGAAGCTGCCATCCTCGCGCTGGCGGATCGTCACGATCCCGCGCTGGTCGCGGTTGCGCAGTTGCTGCTGGAGCTGCGCGGCGCGGTCCTGGCCGATGTAGAGGCGGCCGCGATTGAGGCTGTCCCAGCCGTAAACCCCGCTGCTGTCGGACCGCACCCAGTAATCGCCGCAGGGCTCATCCACAGGGATCGCGCTGACCCGCGCGAGCGTCGGTGCCTCGCCTTCGAGGCAGAGCGCCGCGGGGACGATGTCGCTCTCGGGCAGTCCCGGCCAGTCGTAAGTGAACTCGACATAGTGCCCGCGCAGGTAATCGCGCGGGTCGTAGCCCATGATCGGCACCTCCCACTCGGTGCCCTGATCGTAGACGTGCGCGGACCAGGCCCACAGCGCCCCAAGCCCGCACAGCGGCAAGGCTGCCGCGACAAGACGTGCGCGCCGCTTCATGCCGCGTCCTCCCTGGCGGGCGCGAAGCGGCGCGATACGCGCACCGCCGCCCAGCCGATGCCGAGGATCAGCACGCCCGACAGGATCAGCCCGAAGCCGCTCATCAGCAGATCGGCGGCGAGTTCGAAGCTGAGGATCACCAGCCGCACCGCGATCGCGCCGACCGCCACCTGGAACACCCCGCGCCACTGCGCCGCCAGCGCCGCCGCTGCGATCCCGGCCCACAGCGCGAAAAACACCAGCGCAGCCGCGACGTTGCGGTCGTCTGCAGCGTAGGCAAGCACCATCGCTGCGCCCGCCCCGGCAAGGATCGCGCCCGTCATCCGGCCCGAAACGCTCGGCCGCACCGCCGCGACCCCCGCGCCCGCCACCAGCGCGACGGCAGCACAGGTCAGCACAGCGGCGAGCTTGGCAGCGGAAGGATCGGCCTCGAAAGCGCCGATGCTGGCAAAGCCGCTAGCGAAGGAAGCCCCCGCCACGGCATAGGTGAGCGCGAGTTGCTCGATCGTCACCCAGAAATCCTCGCGCCAGCTGCGCGCGCGCATCGCGGCGGCGATGGGCGCGGCCATCACGGGAAGCGCGACGACAAGGGCCAGCCAGATGCTCCAGCCGATGTCCTCGCTGATTCCCGCATCCGCCATGACGCCCGCATATTCCCACGCGCACCACACCATGCCGCCGAGCAGCGCAATCGCGCTCGGCCAGCTGCGGCCCGTCAGCAGCAGCAACGGTCCGAACAGGACGAGCCAGGTCGCCAGCGGCTGCCACAGGGGCGAGGACGTCTGATAGACCTGACCGATATGGCCGAAAAAGGTGAGGCCCAGCGCGGCGACGACGAAGAGCAGCGCCTCCACCGCCCACGGGCTGGCCTCGTCCAGCCGCTGCTCACGCCAGACCAGTAAGGCGAGCAGCCCCGCCAGCAACGCGAAGTGGACGCCGAGCCGCAGCAGGCCGGGAATATCCTCCCAGTTCGCCGCCACCACCGAAACGACGCCCAGCCCGATCGCCAGCGCGCCGATGCCCCACACCGCCCACAGCAGCAGCGGGTGCGTGTGTTCGGCTTCGTAAGCTGTCAGACGGTCACGCGTCGCGGCGTCGATCAGGCCGGCGTCATGCCATTCGGCGATCTTGCGCGCGCTCATGGCGGGCAGACTAGACACCCGCCATCAGCTTCGCAATCTCCCCGCTACTTGGCGGCAAGTTCCTCGCGGGTCAGCACCGGCAGGGTCTGCACCTTTTCGGCGTTGGCGGCGAGCGCATCAGCCGGCATCGCGACCATCCCGATGCGGGCGAGCGGGCCGTCCTTGGCCCAGCTCTTGGCCCATTCCTTCATGAAGTCCTGCAGGCCGGGGATGGCGCGCATATGGGCCTTCTTGACATAGACATAGAGCGGCCGCGCGCCCGGATAGGCGAAGCTGGCGATGTTGTCATAGGTCGGCTGCACGCCTTCCATCGGCAGGCCCTGCACCTTGTCGGCGTTTTCCTCGAGATAGGAATAGCCGAAAATCCCGACCGCCTTGGGGTTGCCCGCGATCTTCTGGACGACGAGGTTGTCCTGCTCGCCCTGATCGACATAGGCGCCATCATCGCGCACTTCGGTGCAGACCTGCTTGTACTTCGCCTCGTCGCTGTCCTTCAGCGCCTTCATCGCCGGGTCTTTCTTGCACCCGACTTCGAGGATCAGTTCCTTCAGCGCATCGCGCGTGCCCGAAGTGCTGGGCGGGCCGTAGACGAGGATCGGATCGGCGGGCAGCGCCGGGTCGACATCCTTCCAGGTCTTGGCGGTCTGCGGCTTGCCATAGGGGGTCGCGGCCAGCGCCTTGTAGACCGTTTCGGGCGAGAGATTCAGCGTGATCCCGCCCTTGGCCGAAGCAAAGGCGATCCCGTCGAGCCCGACCTGGATTTCGACGATCTCGTCGACTTTGTTCGACACGCAGGCGTCGAATTCGCTGTCCTTCATCCGGCGCGAGGCATTGACCATGTCGGGGGTGTTGGGGCCGAGGCCCGAACAGAACAGCTGGATGCCGTTGCCGGTGCCGGTGGATTCGATCAGCGGCGAAGGCATCCCGGCGTTCGAGCGCGAGAAGTTCTCCGCGACCAGCTTGGCAAAGGGCAGCACGGTCGAGGAACCGACCGCGTGCACCGGCTGCGACGCGCTGCTGCTGCCGCTGTCGCAAGCAGCCAGAGTGGTGCCTGCGAGCAACGCGACGGCACCGATTCGGATCAGGGAAGCAAACTGAAAGGTCATGGAATATCCCGCAAATACGCAAAGGGCTTTATGCCGCCCAGCCCGCGCCCTAGGCGCATTTCATGACACGTTTGTGACCATTTTCGCAGCCATTCCCGCAGTCCCGTATGCGTGGGTTTCGACGCCCCTCAAACGATGGTTGCGCTACCATCGGGCGGATACACAAGCGTCTGAATAGAGGATATTTATCTCCAAAATGGAGGTAATCTGCTTAACGCCATCGTAAGGGGTGATGTCTATCGCAGCAGGCATGGCAAATCCGGGCCGCCTTTTTCTTCGCCTTGTGATGGCTGCGATGCTGCTTTTTCTGGCGGCGCCGCGGCCGGCCCTCGCCCATGATGAACCCCCGCCCGTCCATGCCCCGGTCTGCCACAGCGCCACCGATCTCGACCGCCCGCTGGCAGCGATGATGGCGCGCGGGCCGTGGACCTGTTCCGATACCGGCTGGCCTTCCGGCAGCCCCGCGGTGTGGCTGCGGTTCGAAGCGGGCAGCTGGCAGGGCGCCCCCCTGCCGCGCCAGTTCTACAGCCGCCTCGCCCGCTTCGACGCGATCACCTTCCACGCCATCGACCGTGACGGCACCGTGCGCACCCGCCGCCTGACCGAGGCGGAGGCGCGGCCCTTTGCCGCGGGCCCGGTGTTCGACCTGCCGCTGCCCGCCATCACGCCGGATACCACCACCCTGCTCGTGCGGATCGAAGGCCCCCATTCGATCCCGCTGCTGACCGAGGCGCGCATCACCGCCAACCCCGACACCGCCGAATGGTCGCAGGTCGAGATGCTGCTGCTCGCGCTGGTGATGGGGATGCTGCTGCTGCCGCTGCTGTTCGACATCAGCTTCTACGTGGTGCTGCGCGAAAGGTTCGTGTTGCTGCACGCCGGGATGGTGAGCGCGATGATGGTCTATGTGCTGACCGCCGGGGGTCTGGCCTCGGCCTTCGTCACCCTGCCGCTCGCCGTGATGGCGGTGCTGGGGCCGCTGTCCTACGCCATGGCCGCCGGGCTGACCGGGCTGTTTGTCGTCGCCTTTCTCGAACGCGGCGCGCAGTCGCGCCTGATGCGGCGGATCTCCTTGGCGACAGCGTGGTTCACGATGATCGCACCGGGGTTCTTCGCGCTGCAGCTGGGTCGCACACAGGCGTTCGACGACCGCGCCTATTTCGTAACCTTCGTGCCCTTCATTCTGGTGATCAGCGCCGCGGTGATCGAGGCCGTGTGGCGCGGCAGCCGTTCCGCGCGCTATCTGGCGGTGGCCTGGGCGCCGATCATCTGCGCCTCGGTCGAGCGCCTGCTGCGCGGGCTGGGGCTGCATGTCGGCCCCTCAAGCCTCGACCTGATGATCTATGGCGCGGTCGGGATCGAGGTAGTGGTGATCAGCCTCGCCATCGCCGACCGCTTCCTCGCCCTGCGGCGCGAGCGCGATGCCGCGCTGAGCGAGGCGAAGATGCTCGAACAGCTTTCGACCCGCGATTCGCTCACCGGGCTGATGAACCGCCGCGCGATCGAGGCGCGCTTCGACGAGCTGCTGGCGCAGGGCTTCGATACCTTTGCGCTGGTCGATCTCGACCGGTTCAAGGCGATCAACGACCTGCACGGCCATCAGGTCGGCGATGCCGCGCTGGTCGCCTGTGCGGGCGCGCTGCGCGCCAGCGGGGACCGGGATGCGATCGCGGTGCGATTGGGCGGCGAGGAATTCGTGGTGCTGCTGCGCGGGCCCCGCGCACTCGAGCGGGCCGAGGCGATGCGGCAGGCAATCCCGATCCGCATCGCGCAGGACGTCCCGGGGCTGGAACTACCGGTCACCGCCAGCATGGGCGTGGTGATGCTGGCCGAGGCCGCGCGCCACAAGATGGCCTTCGCCGAATTCTACGCGCAGGCCGATGCGCTGATGTACGATGCCAAGGCGAGCGGGAGGAACCGCCTCGCCTACGAGCGCCTGACGGTCTTCACCGCCGCGCCCGAGGGACGCCGCGAACGCGCAGCTTAGGCTGGGGCAAAGGGCGCAAGGATATCGGGCCGCACACGGGCCAGCCGCCCGGTCGCCTTGTCGAGCATCGCCCATGTGGTCGCTGCGCTGACGAGGCGTTTGCCCGACGAGTCGGTAAAGTCCACCCGGCGGAGAGACTTCGCGCCTTGGGCGGGGCCTTCGATCCATGTGGTCGCGGTCACCTCCGCGCCTTCGGACACGTTGCCGCGATAGTCGATCTCGTGCCGCACCACGACCCAGAAGAACGCCGCACGATCCTCGGGCCGCGCCGCCGCGTCCCAATGGGCGGTCGCCATGTCCTGAATCCACTGCACCCACACGGTGTTGTTGACGTGGCCGAGCTCGTCGATCTGCTCGGGCCGGGCGGTAAAGGTGCGGGTGAAGCGGGCGAGGGTCACGGGCGCAGGCCTACCGCCCTCGCCTGCACCTCGCAAGCGCGCCAAGGCTTTGTTAGCCGGTCTGTGGCATGATCCGTCGCACAATCCCGCAAGGCGAGAGGCGCATCATGGCCGAAGACGAACCCGACAAGCAGGACCGCGGCTTTCGCCCGCGCGTCGTTTGGGGTGAAAAGCGGCCCGGCGCGCGCAGCCTCTACATGGGGCCGGAAGGCGTGTTCCGGCACGAGGACAACAAGCTGGAAACGCTGGCGGACGCGGTCGATATGTTCTGGGCCGCCG from Porphyrobacter sp. YT40 encodes:
- a CDS encoding DUF2157 domain-containing protein: MSARKIAEWHDAGLIDAATRDRLTAYEAEHTHPLLLWAVWGIGALAIGLGVVSVVAANWEDIPGLLRLGVHFALLAGLLALLVWREQRLDEASPWAVEALLFVVAALGLTFFGHIGQVYQTSSPLWQPLATWLVLFGPLLLLTGRSWPSAIALLGGMVWCAWEYAGVMADAGISEDIGWSIWLALVVALPVMAAPIAAAMRARSWREDFWVTIEQLALTYAVAGASFASGFASIGAFEADPSAAKLAAVLTCAAVALVAGAGVAAVRPSVSGRMTGAILAGAGAAMVLAYAADDRNVAAALVFFALWAGIAAAALAAQWRGVFQVAVGAIAVRLVILSFELAADLLMSGFGLILSGVLILGIGWAAVRVSRRFAPAREDAA
- a CDS encoding GDYXXLXY domain-containing protein; protein product: MKRRARLVAAALPLCGLGALWAWSAHVYDQGTEWEVPIMGYDPRDYLRGHYVEFTYDWPGLPESDIVPAALCLEGEAPTLARVSAIPVDEPCGDYWVRSDSSGVYGWDSLNRGRLYIGQDRAAQLQQQLRNRDQRGIVTIRQREDGSFTPIAIRFRPLTPAEIAERDAPPEEPFDPLAPPAVMDAP
- a CDS encoding sugar-transfer associated ATP-grasp domain-containing protein, which translates into the protein MFMGLGKVFARGKRAFDPLDEILGINQRNALIQKYNPRHAIERARDKVAAKYALEAAGISCTGTVAVIDDHQKLSNFKPSRDMPDAWAIKPARGSQGDGILLAVRREGNTWFKGSGAPLPEDMVMHHIQKVVDGGFSGDSAAEDAALIEPLIIADPALSRIVPEGLPDLRVISLHHTPLMAMVRLPTIESDGKANLHQRAIGAGIDMETGKITRAVVKGTPITHHPDTGVNLIGFEIPGWKRVLELASKCGPAVGLGYCGADIVLDVNDGPLVIEVNAHPGIEIQNICQAGLKVRIAATGEDFR
- a CDS encoding acyl-CoA thioesterase, yielding MTLARFTRTFTARPEQIDELGHVNNTVWVQWIQDMATAHWDAAARPEDRAAFFWVVVRHEIDYRGNVSEGAEVTATTWIEGPAQGAKSLRRVDFTDSSGKRLVSAATTWAMLDKATGRLARVRPDILAPFAPA
- a CDS encoding 7TM domain-containing protein, whose protein sequence is MIARIREIWGRATPQVRRPFYVGLAVAFVLAVLVGLGLGNTSAFFVLPSALDGKATSQAIWGLKPSNLLMVLPLGAFLVVLARSFIGLKAFGLFTPMLIALAFLQIGPVMGPVVLCSSVLVGMIVTPTLLKLRMTRVGFLGVLISLIVLVLVALQLIFDTQLQVDAFPVIVCALCVERWWKQWGKDGAKPAAKMAFNTFILAVVIEFVMVSDFAMALIEWSPLLMPAVTGIAIAILGRYRGLRLSEIHRFAPIWLERRRQARAAALPEGVAEDRRKGLPDTRRVPQPEALPEALPEAEPLPPVPRLRVRAAYRTPQLSLLHRSHGMVLAAMGKRAPALGEMWVIESPADFAPGARRRVPQVISAVTAPMAPGTPANDSAAPGKRPPIHNAWVVRRAEDV
- a CDS encoding diguanylate cyclase; the protein is MAAMLLFLAAPRPALAHDEPPPVHAPVCHSATDLDRPLAAMMARGPWTCSDTGWPSGSPAVWLRFEAGSWQGAPLPRQFYSRLARFDAITFHAIDRDGTVRTRRLTEAEARPFAAGPVFDLPLPAITPDTTTLLVRIEGPHSIPLLTEARITANPDTAEWSQVEMLLLALVMGMLLLPLLFDISFYVVLRERFVLLHAGMVSAMMVYVLTAGGLASAFVTLPLAVMAVLGPLSYAMAAGLTGLFVVAFLERGAQSRLMRRISLATAWFTMIAPGFFALQLGRTQAFDDRAYFVTFVPFILVISAAVIEAVWRGSRSARYLAVAWAPIICASVERLLRGLGLHVGPSSLDLMIYGAVGIEVVVISLAIADRFLALRRERDAALSEAKMLEQLSTRDSLTGLMNRRAIEARFDELLAQGFDTFALVDLDRFKAINDLHGHQVGDAALVACAGALRASGDRDAIAVRLGGEEFVVLLRGPRALERAEAMRQAIPIRIAQDVPGLELPVTASMGVVMLAEAARHKMAFAEFYAQADALMYDAKASGRNRLAYERLTVFTAAPEGRRERAA
- a CDS encoding substrate-binding domain-containing protein, giving the protein MTFQFASLIRIGAVALLAGTTLAACDSGSSSASQPVHAVGSSTVLPFAKLVAENFSRSNAGMPSPLIESTGTGNGIQLFCSGLGPNTPDMVNASRRMKDSEFDACVSNKVDEIVEIQVGLDGIAFASAKGGITLNLSPETVYKALAATPYGKPQTAKTWKDVDPALPADPILVYGPPSTSGTRDALKELILEVGCKKDPAMKALKDSDEAKYKQVCTEVRDDGAYVDQGEQDNLVVQKIAGNPKAVGIFGYSYLEENADKVQGLPMEGVQPTYDNIASFAYPGARPLYVYVKKAHMRAIPGLQDFMKEWAKSWAKDGPLARIGMVAMPADALAANAEKVQTLPVLTREELAAK